From a region of the Cardiocondyla obscurior isolate alpha-2009 linkage group LG28, Cobs3.1, whole genome shotgun sequence genome:
- the LOC139112368 gene encoding uncharacterized protein, with protein MCCVLQGAERVFPSVGNGGKHGTGAGNGKGAGDTPVGTQDLPLESLWAAGLDEGMGFPQRCSYANQHTTLAASSSTSHTSPANPDDLWRERNFSHRTPTTSTGIGSSITDEIWTSANERRFCRTSTTSTGIGSSLNLHENNRSLESRDGDFYSTDIEDSKDTSYRRFYPTTPTTSGLGSSSDRQSVETQCGSRDLPDHLWAAAMEDGFSRFNAMKSLQTITRQPRPNHDWVKTERISRFTKHRTISQSPQHEQEIWTSKLNESPVVSGYATQRNLGPHKCHHQARRSFSTSIVADLAVTPDGSQQSLGSGEFLVSLVVVFSSLLVSDFLFILLFCT; from the exons ATGTGCTGCGTCCTTCAGGGTGCCGAGAGAGTGTTCCCCTCCGTCGGGAACGGGGGGAAACACGGAACGGGAGCGGGAAACGGTAAGGGCGCCGGCGACACCCCCGTGGGCACCCAGGATCTACCCCTTGAGTCGCTCTGGGCAGCCGGCCTGGACGAGGGGATGGGATTTCCGCAGAGATGCTCTTACGCGAATCAGCATACTACTCTCGCCGCGTCCTCTTCTACGAGCCACACGTCTCCCGCGAATCCCGACGACCTCTGGAGAGAGAGGAACTTTTCTCATAG AACGCCTACGACCTCCACGGGGATCGGTTCCTCGATTACGGATGAGATATGGACGTCGGCGAACGAGCGCCGATTCTGCCGCACCTCGACCACCTCGACCGGCATCGGCTCGTCTCTGAATCTTCACGAGAACAATCGCTCATTGGAGTCGCGCGACGGTGATTTCTACTCCACGGATATAGAGGATTCCAAGGACACCTCCTACCGGAGATTCTACCCGACCACGCCAACCACTTCCGGCCTGGGTTCGTCCTCGGACCGTCAATCCGTAGAGACGCAGTGCGGCTCCAGGGATCTGCCGGATCATCTCTGGGCAGCCGCGATGGAAGACGGCTTCTCGCGCTTCAACGCGATGAAATCTTTGCAGACGATCACGCGGCAGCCTCGTCCGAATCACGACTGGGTGAAGACCGAGCGTATCTCCAGATTCACCAAGCATCGCACTATCAGCCAGTCTCCGCAGCACGAGCAAGAGATATGGACGTCCAAGCTAAACGAAAGCCCTGTAGTTTCCGGTTACGCTACGCAAAGAAATCTCGGCCCGCACAAGTGTCATCATCAAGCACGCAGGAGTTTCTCTACGTCAATTGTCGCGGATCTCGCGGTTACGCCGGACGGATCTCAGCAAAGCCTTGGTAGCGGCGAATTTTTGGTAAGTCTCGTTGTCGTGTTCTCGTCGTTGCTTGTGtctgattttttatttatacttttgtttTGTACTTAG